The following proteins come from a genomic window of Ilumatobacter coccineus YM16-304:
- a CDS encoding aldo/keto reductase: MHHVKFGRTGMRVSKLCLGTMTFGTQCDEATSFDILDTAFDAGITFVDTADMYPNGQDGELAGLTEEIIGRWMAERGNRENVILASKFWAPMGPNPWNRGASRKHVVGALDASLRRLQTDYLDLFQIHFFDSDTPIDETLRALDDMVRAGKVRYIGCSNFAAWQLAKAIGRSEALGISRYESVQPRYNLLFRDIERELLPLCRHDDVAVMVYNPIAGGLLSGKHQPSTGPTEGTRFTLGSASKRYQERYWADDKFEVVDAIRPLAADAGISMAQMALGWVLANPDVTVPIVGASSSAQLADAVAAEANPLDADLVERLSELTRHYRAVDAAR; this comes from the coding sequence ATGCACCACGTGAAGTTCGGCCGCACCGGCATGCGAGTCTCGAAGCTGTGCCTCGGCACGATGACGTTCGGGACCCAGTGCGACGAGGCGACCTCGTTCGACATCCTCGACACGGCGTTCGACGCCGGCATCACGTTCGTCGACACGGCCGACATGTATCCGAACGGGCAAGACGGCGAACTCGCCGGCTTGACCGAAGAGATCATCGGACGCTGGATGGCCGAGCGCGGCAACCGTGAGAACGTGATCCTGGCGAGCAAGTTCTGGGCGCCGATGGGACCCAACCCGTGGAACCGGGGCGCGAGTCGCAAGCACGTGGTCGGGGCGCTCGACGCGTCGCTGCGTCGGTTGCAGACCGACTATCTCGACCTGTTCCAGATCCACTTCTTCGACTCCGACACCCCGATCGACGAGACGCTCCGAGCACTCGACGACATGGTGCGCGCCGGCAAGGTCCGCTACATCGGTTGCTCCAACTTCGCGGCGTGGCAGTTGGCGAAGGCGATCGGTCGAAGCGAGGCGCTGGGCATCTCCAGATACGAGTCGGTGCAGCCGCGCTACAACCTGCTGTTCCGCGACATCGAGCGTGAGCTGTTGCCGCTGTGTCGGCACGACGACGTGGCGGTCATGGTCTACAACCCGATCGCGGGCGGTTTGCTCAGCGGCAAGCATCAACCGTCGACCGGGCCGACCGAGGGCACGCGCTTCACGCTCGGCAGTGCGTCGAAGCGCTACCAGGAGCGGTACTGGGCCGACGACAAGTTCGAGGTCGTCGACGCGATACGACCACTGGCTGCCGACGCAGGCATCTCGATGGCGCAGATGGCGCTCGGCTGGGTCCTGGCGAATCCCGACGTGACCGTGCCGATCGTGGGTGCGAGTTCGAGTGCGCAGCTCGCCGATGCGGTCGCCGCCGAGGCGAACCCGCTCGACGCCGACCTGGTCGAGCGGCTGAGCGAGTTGACCCGCCACTACCGAGCCGTCGACGCCGCCCGCTGA